A genomic stretch from Candidatus Nitrososphaera gargensis Ga9.2 includes:
- a CDS encoding glucosidase family protein — protein MIDPSSCELQQKDWTRFFIEADRFLEKTAEYVHRGVNPGGYYQAIWTRDAAFILKDQFLTGDTYNVLRSLHFIWAHQIGLNDEKIIYGRGSPELGFSVQYADKKTKEKFSGALPSTIYYNQGFSEVYARNPDIDSTALMISTTSWILDVYLKAGLYSYYESLPEWSSASSPPDPSSPPKSAARPLSSADYRRRQQDSHSDALYKTGVPPLKVISKPVELIEFIVPRMLAAVEYLASRDIDNDGLLEQGYNEDWMDTALRAGKIVYSQASWILALSDLSSLLYEIGRKTTAENLTEMAERTVSAVEEKLWSEKDGAYIDLKYNGAKNDKSDIDSNRERMLTQDISLYLVSITENTLNDILSVRFKSENNGSDASHRSPAIGRRFDERKERQDRIQPRVPRKIIEHRAASTLEAIKDRIWMDSAWPLVTEKELDRTGPWLLDPNQYHNHTFWPWITGIEILARSRFHRHGECNELLSALTRASHPQTLAYYEWVNPITGQGNGAFPFRTGISTIRVALTDILLSHT, from the coding sequence ATGATAGACCCATCATCGTGCGAATTACAACAAAAAGATTGGACTAGATTTTTCATAGAGGCAGATAGGTTTCTGGAAAAAACAGCAGAGTATGTTCATCGTGGCGTAAACCCCGGAGGCTACTACCAAGCAATATGGACGAGGGACGCAGCATTCATACTTAAAGACCAGTTCCTTACAGGGGATACCTACAACGTTCTCCGGTCCCTGCATTTCATCTGGGCTCACCAGATAGGTCTGAATGATGAGAAGATAATCTATGGAAGAGGGTCTCCTGAGCTTGGATTCTCGGTTCAATACGCAGATAAAAAGACAAAAGAAAAGTTCAGCGGCGCGCTGCCCTCGACCATATATTACAATCAGGGTTTCTCTGAAGTTTATGCGCGCAATCCTGATATTGATTCTACCGCATTGATGATATCTACCACATCATGGATTTTGGATGTTTATCTTAAGGCAGGGCTTTACTCTTACTATGAGAGTCTGCCAGAGTGGTCCTCGGCATCGTCACCTCCTGATCCATCGTCACCGCCCAAGTCGGCAGCAAGACCCTTATCGTCTGCAGATTACAGGCGGCGACAACAGGATTCTCATTCCGATGCATTGTACAAGACAGGAGTACCTCCGTTAAAGGTCATATCAAAGCCTGTAGAGCTAATAGAGTTTATTGTCCCCCGCATGCTAGCTGCAGTAGAGTATCTTGCAAGCCGGGACATAGACAACGATGGGCTGCTGGAGCAAGGGTACAATGAAGACTGGATGGATACTGCGCTTCGTGCCGGCAAGATAGTTTACAGCCAGGCGTCTTGGATACTGGCGCTCAGCGACCTATCTTCGCTGCTCTATGAAATTGGCAGAAAAACCACTGCAGAAAATCTGACTGAAATGGCGGAGAGAACTGTGAGCGCCGTAGAGGAGAAACTCTGGTCAGAAAAAGACGGTGCATATATCGACCTGAAATACAATGGGGCAAAAAACGACAAGTCCGATATTGATAGCAACAGAGAAAGGATGCTGACGCAGGATATCTCGCTTTATCTTGTTTCAATAACCGAAAATACTCTCAACGACATTCTGAGCGTGCGCTTCAAAAGCGAAAACAATGGGAGCGATGCAAGTCATAGGTCACCGGCTATCGGACGTCGTTTTGATGAGAGGAAAGAACGACAAGACAGGATTCAACCGCGAGTCCCACGCAAGATAATAGAGCATAGGGCTGCCAGCACTCTTGAGGCCATCAAGGACCGAATATGGATGGACAGTGCATGGCCCTTGGTTACAGAAAAGGAACTGGATAGGACTGGCCCTTGGCTTTTGGATCCAAACCAGTATCATAACCATACCTTCTGGCCTTGGATAACAGGAATAGAGATACTCGCAAGAAGCAGGTTTCACAGGCATGGCGAGTGCAACGAGCTTCTTTCCGCGCTTACAAGGGCAAGTCACCCGCAGACGCTTGCTTACTATGAATGGGTAAACCCTATAACTGGCCAAGGAAACGGGGCCTTTCCCTTTAGGACTGGCATTTCTACAATAAGGGTAGCCTTGACCGATATCCTGCTTTCCCATACCTGA
- a CDS encoding SemiSWEET family sugar transporter, whose translation MEIDTIVGISAAILTMSSFIPQIIKAIKTRSMEDVSVYLMPLFIVGFSLWVAYGFMQDDPVIIGSNITGIAFNTTLLFLKSRYKMTERRAEQ comes from the coding sequence ATGGAAATAGACACTATTGTAGGAATATCGGCAGCAATACTCACGATGTCTAGCTTTATCCCCCAGATAATCAAGGCGATTAAAACGCGCAGTATGGAAGATGTTTCCGTATACCTTATGCCCCTGTTCATTGTTGGCTTTTCTTTATGGGTAGCCTACGGGTTCATGCAAGATGATCCAGTGATTATAGGGTCAAATATTACCGGAATTGCTTTCAATACAACGCTGCTTTTTCTAAAAAGCAGGTACAAGATGACCGAGCGAAGAGCAGAACAATAA
- a CDS encoding adenylate/guanylate cyclase domain-containing protein, which yields MQDIHRAHWLAAKCRLLSPIRDFNSIQTRVRQTLDKGVQIDLSTESCKRFLRRRVNQKISVVILYVDIDGSTKMSMSLAPDKFATILHIFSQEMSLVIAEYGGYVLKYVGDAVIALFPAEYDSSQASRNAIECAKSMQEIIKQCINPELRSHGLPEIRAKMSVDNGDVQVVLYGKSIERSHIDIVGLSISMAAKMNPLAQAWHLVIGQSLYEKLANKDDFVEINIDPARWTYVDEKSGSGYKLYALK from the coding sequence ATGCAAGATATACATAGGGCACATTGGCTTGCTGCAAAATGCAGGTTGCTCTCGCCCATACGTGACTTTAACTCAATCCAGACAAGGGTGCGCCAGACGCTTGACAAGGGCGTACAGATAGACCTTTCCACAGAATCGTGCAAGAGGTTCCTCAGAAGGCGGGTCAACCAAAAGATAAGCGTCGTGATACTGTATGTCGACATCGACGGCTCGACCAAGATGAGCATGTCGCTTGCTCCCGACAAGTTTGCGACCATACTGCACATATTTTCGCAGGAGATGAGTCTCGTAATTGCCGAGTATGGTGGTTATGTCTTGAAGTACGTGGGCGATGCGGTAATCGCGCTCTTTCCTGCAGAATACGACAGCAGCCAGGCATCCAGGAACGCGATCGAGTGTGCAAAGAGCATGCAGGAAATTATCAAGCAATGCATCAACCCAGAACTGAGATCGCACGGCCTGCCGGAGATAAGGGCGAAAATGTCTGTTGACAATGGCGACGTACAGGTCGTGCTTTACGGCAAGAGCATCGAGCGATCGCACATAGACATCGTAGGCTTGAGCATTAGCATGGCGGCAAAAATGAACCCTCTTGCCCAAGCGTGGCATTTAGTAATAGGACAGTCATTGTATGAAAAGTTGGCTAACAAGGATGATTTTGTAGAGATCAACATAGACCCGGCAAGGTGGACGTATGTCGATGAGAAAAGCGGCTCTGGCTACAAGCTGTATGCATTGAAATAG
- a CDS encoding SHOCT domain-containing protein: protein MALEDRKKRKGQTASTIAEAERMVSDQVPPNRREEMLEYLKLFGYKPERTILQVHIVGFFNKRRVGARAVEKRQATAKRYGGTTFVVVGRTHDPSIMDLVIKPRKKPEQTSPGYVGYLWKNKDPQNRPPHEILPLDFTPTHVPYPQDWKNMFATKGFMIALHVPASFAKDKNRLSRALYQAGKNADVKQRWDFIDQIRSAGYGQEQDPLNILKIRLAKGEISQTEYEKLRQTLAA, encoded by the coding sequence ATGGCGCTTGAGGACAGGAAAAAGAGAAAGGGCCAGACTGCATCAACAATTGCAGAGGCAGAGCGCATGGTGTCCGATCAAGTTCCGCCAAACAGGCGCGAAGAAATGTTAGAGTATCTAAAACTGTTCGGCTACAAGCCCGAGCGGACAATACTTCAGGTGCACATCGTCGGCTTTTTCAACAAGCGCCGCGTGGGTGCAAGGGCTGTAGAAAAGAGGCAGGCAACGGCAAAGAGGTACGGCGGTACAACCTTTGTCGTAGTTGGCAGGACGCACGACCCTTCGATAATGGATCTTGTGATCAAGCCAAGGAAAAAGCCAGAGCAAACGAGCCCCGGCTATGTCGGCTACCTGTGGAAGAACAAGGATCCACAGAACAGGCCGCCGCATGAAATTCTTCCGCTCGACTTTACGCCGACCCATGTCCCATACCCGCAGGACTGGAAGAACATGTTTGCCACCAAGGGTTTCATGATAGCGCTGCATGTGCCGGCGTCTTTTGCAAAGGACAAGAACCGGCTGTCAAGGGCGCTGTATCAGGCCGGGAAAAATGCAGACGTAAAGCAGCGGTGGGACTTTATCGACCAGATAAGGAGCGCAGGCTACGGGCAGGAGCAAGATCCGCTGAACATATTAAAGATCAGGCTTGCCAAGGGCGAGATCAGCCAGACAGAGTATGAAAAATTGCGCCAGACTCTGGCCGCGTAA
- a CDS encoding SWIM zinc finger family protein: MNWLRNKRKISSQDLLGMLKRIDRAYGIVELNEKEPVILETDQKEKLYKVRSMKDKDRFYNVDTDIKTCTCPDFNFRFLKCKHIIAAEFASGAAT; this comes from the coding sequence ATGAACTGGTTGAGAAACAAGAGAAAGATCTCCAGCCAGGATTTGCTGGGGATGCTCAAGCGCATTGATCGCGCATACGGGATAGTGGAGCTGAACGAAAAAGAGCCTGTAATACTTGAAACTGATCAGAAAGAGAAATTGTACAAAGTCCGAAGCATGAAAGACAAGGACAGGTTCTACAATGTAGACACCGATATCAAGACGTGCACATGCCCGGATTTCAACTTCCGCTTCTTAAAGTGCAAGCACATTATTGCAGCCGAGTTTGCATCCGGAGCCGCCACCTAG
- a CDS encoding DUF2024 family protein: protein MQSKLEPYNGSGKKVVVYNTYADKGRLHFDVFIPTDKSQASQVSKDVDAKAVEYAKEFLHLIGKPSDDIEVNMCERCHIDNTDLYASELWKLPGKEVFIWPMEGCPKPS from the coding sequence ATGCAGTCAAAGCTAGAACCCTACAACGGGTCGGGGAAAAAGGTAGTGGTCTACAACACATACGCAGACAAAGGAAGGCTCCACTTTGATGTCTTTATACCAACCGACAAGAGCCAAGCGTCGCAGGTATCAAAAGACGTTGACGCCAAGGCAGTCGAATACGCAAAAGAGTTCCTGCATCTGATAGGCAAGCCATCCGATGACATCGAAGTCAATATGTGTGAGCGCTGTCACATCGACAACACGGACCTTTATGCGAGCGAGCTGTGGAAACTGCCGGGAAAGGAGGTATTCATCTGGCCGATGGAAGGGTGCCCAAAACCCTCCTGA
- a CDS encoding FxLYD domain-containing protein — MEITIMLYDQDKKVVGLATSNTHVDTIHPDQTSSFETVLLDQIADISKKSAAGI, encoded by the coding sequence TTGGAGATAACTATAATGCTCTACGATCAGGACAAAAAGGTCGTGGGGCTTGCAACAAGCAATACGCATGTTGATACCATACATCCAGATCAGACATCGTCATTTGAAACCGTTTTGCTCGACCAGATAGCAGATATTAGCAAAAAATCCGCAGCCGGAATATGA
- a CDS encoding proteasome assembly chaperone family protein yields MMMMAGRDNERTAIRPVERNQKIRLNDAILIAGFPGPGIVGAMSASYMIEQQKMHQIAYVDSDFITPGVMYIGGRLRHPFRIYANNEGTACILVCDAPVILSGIRPLLNAVVRWAKDNDVREIMVLEGIATLNLPEAARKPLVMTSDGRSDDHGYLSHIKGKAEAAPPAFIAGISGGLLAACLSNGIPCTGLLISSIAGIPDPEGAAILIEKANELANNPFKIDVRELRTEAAELKRQMQELINSVQRQQRQQENQQIGGGPGIYS; encoded by the coding sequence ATGATGATGATGGCCGGCAGGGACAATGAGAGGACAGCCATCAGGCCGGTAGAAAGGAATCAGAAGATAAGGCTGAACGATGCAATCCTGATTGCGGGCTTTCCCGGCCCGGGCATCGTCGGGGCAATGAGCGCAAGCTACATGATAGAGCAGCAAAAGATGCACCAGATCGCTTATGTTGACTCGGACTTCATAACACCCGGTGTCATGTACATAGGCGGCAGGCTGCGGCACCCTTTCCGCATATATGCAAACAACGAGGGGACTGCATGCATACTTGTTTGTGATGCGCCCGTGATTTTGTCTGGCATCCGTCCCCTGTTAAACGCTGTCGTCAGGTGGGCAAAAGACAACGATGTCAGGGAGATCATGGTTCTAGAAGGGATAGCCACTCTCAACCTCCCAGAAGCGGCAAGGAAACCCTTAGTAATGACAAGCGACGGCCGATCAGACGATCACGGCTACCTGAGCCATATCAAAGGCAAGGCAGAGGCCGCACCACCAGCATTCATTGCAGGGATATCTGGTGGGCTTTTGGCGGCCTGCCTTTCAAATGGCATACCATGCACAGGTCTGTTGATATCATCGATAGCAGGGATTCCCGACCCAGAAGGCGCGGCCATCCTAATCGAGAAGGCAAACGAGCTTGCCAACAACCCATTCAAGATAGATGTGCGTGAGCTGAGGACTGAAGCGGCCGAGCTAAAGCGTCAGATGCAGGAACTGATAAATTCTGTTCAGAGGCAGCAAAGACAACAAGAGAACCAGCAGATAGGCGGAGGCCCGGGCATTTACAGCTGA
- a CDS encoding C2H2-type zinc finger protein encodes MAESPTPAGYNYTCDECGASFEAMEDLTKHYRQDHPESL; translated from the coding sequence ATGGCAGAATCACCAACTCCAGCAGGGTACAACTATACCTGTGATGAATGTGGAGCGTCATTTGAAGCGATGGAAGACCTGACGAAACATTACAGACAGGATCACCCAGAATCGCTGTAA
- a CDS encoding nitroreductase family protein, which yields MKFDSVVRKRKMIRKYLPKQVSDQIINKLIENASRAPSAGHTQVQEFIVIRDPAVKKKLRQASLNQAHVEDAPVLIVVCSNTSRSVGRYGQRGREFYSVIDGAFASMLILLTAVNEGIGAGFVAAFEDDKVSEILGIPEYVRPVGIIALGYPDEKPAKMERIQKERLVHHERW from the coding sequence ATGAAGTTTGACAGCGTTGTCCGCAAAAGGAAGATGATAAGAAAGTATCTGCCCAAGCAGGTTTCAGATCAGATAATCAACAAGCTGATTGAAAATGCCAGCAGGGCACCAAGCGCAGGCCACACGCAGGTCCAAGAGTTTATAGTCATTAGGGATCCGGCGGTAAAGAAAAAGTTGAGACAGGCGTCCCTGAATCAGGCGCACGTAGAAGACGCGCCTGTCTTGATAGTAGTATGCTCTAACACTTCACGTTCTGTTGGCCGCTACGGTCAGCGCGGAAGGGAATTCTACAGCGTAATAGATGGTGCGTTTGCATCAATGCTGATCCTGCTTACAGCGGTAAACGAAGGGATAGGAGCAGGGTTTGTGGCCGCATTTGAAGACGACAAAGTGTCGGAAATACTGGGCATTCCAGAGTACGTCAGGCCGGTAGGCATAATTGCACTCGGATACCCGGACGAAAAGCCTGCTAAGATGGAACGCATCCAGAAAGAAAGGCTCGTGCATCATGAGCGCTGGTGA
- a CDS encoding multiubiquitin domain-containing protein yields the protein MQQLLCLWLSNIKSDELIIFIDGKKIRAPKKILTGEQSLEIANLPPDDHNVYVILEKNKSHQVDIRESIEVQNGMNFVTTRRTCFVIHILIFFSVRILQC from the coding sequence ATGCAACAGCTATTGTGTCTGTGGCTTAGCAACATAAAGTCGGACGAGTTGATTATTTTCATTGATGGAAAAAAGATCCGCGCACCAAAGAAAATTCTCACAGGCGAACAGTCGCTAGAAATTGCCAATCTGCCGCCAGATGACCATAATGTGTATGTCATTCTTGAGAAGAACAAAAGTCATCAGGTAGACATCAGAGAAAGCATAGAAGTGCAAAATGGTATGAATTTTGTTACGACGCGCAGGACCTGTTTTGTAATCCATATTTTGATTTTCTTTTCAGTGCGTATACTTCAGTGTTGA
- a CDS encoding dienelactone hydrolase family protein, which yields MSTPSRQVDIPAGSVTLEGDLYLGTKPGIVVFAHGSGSSRHSPRNQQVASVLQKAGLGTLLFDLLTKEEERIDERTAHLRFDIGLLADRLAAATDWLAKRASNSKIGYFGASTGAAAALVAAAKKQDMVSAVVSRGGRPDLAGQHLGKVRAPTLLIVGGNDHPVLDMNWEAFNKLKIKDKKFEIVPGATHLFEEPGKLEEVARLARGWFECYLHSEMTHA from the coding sequence ATGTCGACACCCAGCAGGCAGGTTGACATTCCTGCAGGTTCTGTAACACTTGAAGGCGATCTGTACCTTGGCACCAAGCCGGGAATCGTAGTGTTTGCTCATGGAAGCGGGAGCAGCAGGCACAGCCCAAGGAACCAGCAGGTTGCTAGCGTGCTGCAAAAGGCCGGTCTTGGCACCCTGCTGTTTGACCTTCTTACCAAAGAAGAGGAGAGGATTGACGAGCGGACTGCCCACCTGCGCTTCGATATAGGGCTGCTTGCAGATAGACTGGCTGCGGCGACCGACTGGCTGGCCAAGCGCGCCAGTAATTCTAAAATCGGATATTTTGGAGCCAGCACCGGCGCTGCTGCCGCATTGGTTGCAGCTGCAAAAAAACAAGACATGGTCAGCGCAGTCGTTTCACGCGGTGGCAGACCCGATCTAGCAGGACAACACTTGGGCAAAGTTCGCGCGCCCACGCTCTTGATAGTGGGAGGAAACGACCACCCTGTGCTTGACATGAACTGGGAAGCATTCAATAAACTGAAAATAAAAGACAAAAAGTTCGAGATAGTTCCGGGAGCCACCCACCTTTTTGAGGAGCCCGGCAAACTTGAAGAAGTGGCGCGCCTTGCACGCGGCTGGTTCGAATGCTACTTACATAGTGAGATGACTCATGCGTAA
- a CDS encoding NADH-quinone oxidoreductase subunit B: protein MEAEFNAFAGKLGDILVRALDRPLGYAINWSRVWSLWPVHLETGCCSVELGAASGPRFDAERFGILEAFGSLRQCDLLIVLGTVNRKMAPRLRLVYDQMPEPKYVVAMGACSITGGLYFDSYNVLPGVDSVVPVDIYVPGCPPRPETLIQGIMLLQEKIKRSKIK from the coding sequence ATGGAGGCCGAGTTCAACGCTTTTGCAGGCAAGCTAGGAGACATATTGGTCAGGGCTCTTGACAGGCCGCTAGGCTACGCCATAAACTGGAGCAGGGTCTGGTCACTCTGGCCCGTGCACCTTGAGACAGGATGCTGCAGCGTAGAGCTTGGAGCTGCCTCTGGTCCTAGATTCGACGCAGAGCGCTTTGGCATACTCGAAGCGTTCGGCTCGCTGAGGCAGTGCGACCTGCTGATAGTCCTAGGCACAGTGAACAGAAAGATGGCGCCAAGGCTAAGACTAGTCTACGACCAAATGCCAGAACCAAAATATGTCGTGGCAATGGGCGCATGCTCTATAACAGGCGGATTGTATTTTGATTCTTACAATGTGCTTCCAGGCGTTGACAGTGTTGTCCCAGTTGACATATACGTGCCTGGCTGCCCTCCAAGACCTGAGACGCTTATACAAGGGATCATGCTCCTACAAGAGAAGATAAAGAGGAGCAAAATCAAATAG
- a CDS encoding NADH-quinone oxidoreductase subunit D yields MAASAGNFQDANSSSSIPPGLQIERLQETDRYMTLSIGPQHPGAGHMRIIVVVDGDIIVHADPDVGYVHRGEEKMSEYRTFIQNVPHIERPVIHDSSNILYSYCLAVEQLLGVQVPERGQYLRAIMSEIDRIHYTLYWLAILGIFLGHSTMFMWPAADRELFVELADMASGNRITHAWLVPGGVRNDLPEGFSDKAEKFLSYFEKRLVEYDKIFYDNPLFRQRSEGVGVLTRQNAIVYGTTGSVARASGVRFDVRKNEPYEVYNKLDFEVSVSNTGDSFARSILPIYDVRQSINIIRQCLKNMPKEGPVRAKLQPNPRGPPGEAYARVESGRGALGHYMVSDGTAKAYRHKISVPSVRNLLVLPHLLEGAKLADLPMIYWSLNIWPIEIER; encoded by the coding sequence ATGGCCGCCAGTGCAGGTAATTTTCAGGACGCAAACAGTAGTAGCAGCATCCCGCCAGGATTGCAGATAGAAAGACTGCAGGAGACCGACAGGTACATGACGCTTAGCATCGGGCCCCAGCACCCTGGCGCAGGCCACATGAGGATAATAGTGGTTGTTGACGGCGACATCATTGTACATGCAGATCCGGACGTAGGCTATGTCCATCGTGGCGAGGAAAAGATGTCAGAATACAGGACGTTTATCCAGAATGTCCCCCACATCGAAAGGCCGGTCATACACGACTCGAGCAACATCTTGTATTCTTACTGCTTGGCGGTGGAGCAATTGCTCGGGGTTCAGGTTCCAGAAAGGGGCCAATACCTGCGCGCCATAATGTCTGAAATCGACAGGATACATTACACGCTTTACTGGCTTGCAATTCTCGGCATTTTCCTCGGCCACTCGACTATGTTCATGTGGCCCGCTGCCGACAGAGAGTTGTTCGTGGAATTGGCAGACATGGCATCAGGCAACAGGATTACCCATGCATGGCTTGTGCCGGGCGGCGTCAGAAACGACCTTCCAGAAGGGTTCAGCGACAAAGCAGAGAAATTTCTAAGCTACTTTGAAAAGAGGCTTGTAGAATATGACAAGATATTCTATGATAACCCGCTTTTCAGGCAGAGAAGTGAGGGAGTAGGAGTCCTGACGAGGCAAAATGCCATAGTCTATGGGACGACCGGTTCAGTGGCAAGGGCATCGGGCGTGAGATTTGATGTCAGGAAGAACGAGCCGTATGAGGTCTATAACAAACTCGACTTTGAGGTTTCAGTATCAAATACAGGCGATTCGTTTGCAAGGAGCATCCTTCCGATATATGACGTCCGCCAGAGCATCAACATCATTCGCCAGTGCCTAAAAAATATGCCAAAGGAAGGTCCTGTCAGGGCAAAGCTACAGCCAAACCCAAGAGGCCCTCCGGGAGAGGCCTATGCAAGGGTGGAATCCGGGAGGGGCGCTTTGGGGCATTACATGGTAAGCGACGGGACGGCCAAGGCGTACAGGCATAAGATAAGCGTGCCGTCTGTAAGAAACCTGCTGGTCCTTCCCCACTTGCTTGAGGGAGCCAAGCTGGCAGACCTTCCGATGATATACTGGAGCCTCAACATATGGCCGATAGAAATTGAAAGGTAA
- a CDS encoding M23 family metallopeptidase, whose protein sequence is MRKIDRTTSPAHIGKLKNAIDFIVDTGTPVLAAADGIVTFVRDDSYTGGPSIEYWQDSNFIVIQHANGEYSRYDHLAHKSAKVWIGQLVGAGDIIARVGMTGFTYVPHLHFQVFVFTGSNIWVNFETLSVNDFL, encoded by the coding sequence TTGCGAAAGATAGACAGAACGACATCGCCTGCCCACATCGGAAAGCTGAAAAATGCTATTGACTTTATAGTCGATACCGGCACGCCAGTGCTTGCCGCAGCTGACGGTATTGTCACGTTTGTCAGGGATGACTCGTATACTGGCGGCCCGAGCATCGAATATTGGCAGGACAGCAACTTTATAGTCATACAGCATGCAAACGGCGAATATTCCCGGTACGACCATCTCGCTCACAAGAGTGCAAAGGTATGGATCGGCCAGCTTGTAGGGGCAGGCGATATCATAGCACGCGTGGGGATGACAGGGTTTACGTATGTGCCCCATTTGCACTTTCAGGTCTTTGTCTTTACGGGCAGCAACATCTGGGTCAATTTTGAGACCTTGTCCGTGAATGATTTTTTGTAG
- a CDS encoding DUF6766 family protein — translation MVSTALSNRFYMGRIKKRGYLWVTLGFFVISISAHWTFAWFAYIDEQNAHNQPVQAGDYFNKTFRDTMENWQSEFLQLIWQVAGLSFLLYAGSPQSKEEQDRTEEKIDFIIKKLEPENAKRLLEEWDRKYPKK, via the coding sequence ATGGTATCGACAGCGCTGTCAAACAGATTCTATATGGGCAGAATAAAAAAGCGCGGATATCTCTGGGTCACACTCGGATTCTTTGTGATCAGCATCTCTGCCCACTGGACTTTTGCCTGGTTTGCCTATATTGATGAGCAAAATGCACACAATCAGCCAGTGCAAGCAGGCGACTACTTTAACAAGACATTTCGGGATACAATGGAGAACTGGCAGTCCGAATTCCTGCAGCTGATATGGCAGGTCGCTGGCCTTTCGTTTCTGTTGTACGCAGGATCGCCACAGTCTAAGGAGGAACAGGATAGGACGGAGGAAAAGATCGACTTTATCATCAAAAAGCTCGAACCAGAGAATGCAAAAAGGCTGCTGGAAGAGTGGGACAGAAAATATCCAAAGAAATGA